ATcttatttttatcagtaaagttttaaaattcagcctctgtccttttctgctctacagtgagaggtttgactgacagaccgaccCACTAGGTCAGGTCTGAACGTTTACAGTTAACAGTATTCACCTCtctgttgccaactcagtgactttcttctatatttagcaacatttaagacaaaaagaTTGATATAGGACAAAACCAAAATTGGCAGGTCCGGCTCTTTAAAGATCAGTAACCagggatcggccagaaaacttcaatcggtgcagctctacacacatattcatgacattctatgattaaataaatttctcttaagcgatactccaatagctaaaatgtaatttataccaggtgagtctttctcccgTGAAAATGTGGACCGATACCGgtactggactgattctgagccttcaaatgatCTTCACAGAAGTTtaacttagaagttgatgtaaaaataatgtttgttttagccagaaaatgattttgctcagcagcaaacagcaTGTCGCCAACTACAGCACAGAGCAGCTCATCCATGTAGCAGCTATGTAGCCtgacgtaaaaacattttgctagacaatgtcaaaagattgagaagttttaattattgttatcaaacCTTAttgttttgaagccaaaaatacctcagaaatatacagagcCGTCCATGAGAATCAAGTCCTTTgaagtttaaactcagtttcacataaatacaaatgatgtagcataaatgtttggctgttgaactgAACCGTTGAAGGTCGatataaatctaattttctattagcagcttcacaaatcttttttataaacattacataaccaaggcacattaaaacaaactttatcttggcttttttctatTCTCCCTCACTTCTCTCTCCCTGAAGGATAAGTCTTTTTTAgagacattgttttgctaacttaacttctgaccggagctttgGACGTCTGGATGATCTGAACATCAACTCATGTTCTCTAACATTCAACTAAGAATGTtagaaattattacaaaaaaaaaaaaattccactgATTCCCTTAGTGGCCCTTGGACTCTAAGCGGCTGCTTAGCTTGCTGATGCCTTTGGCCGGCTCTGTTTACAGAGGTCATCAAATGTCGACAAACCACTAgccacacatttacaaaatcaaataaatttggtACCAAATGTGCCACAAAAATCTCATGCAGCACAAACAATTAATGATTTATatacatttcatttgatttcattAATTAGCTGAGGGCTGATCTTTGGTGACCTTTGgaaatttcattaaaatctttcctatttttttaaattgaaaactaaaaaataaaacgtcaggtttaagtttttttatatatatatatttaacatgtttttattcaacaaatcATTTGAAAAGCACTAACCCAAACAATCATCCCATCAGGTCACCCCTTTGCTCAAATGTCTGTCAGTGTAATGTTGCTGGCAGCTCTTTGCctttctttgacttttaaaattagACAGAAATTAAtgaattggtgaaaaaaaaaaaacctttatctCCATGACATTTTCCAGCCTTGGTTCCACTGATAAAAGCAGATATTTGCAGCAGGACTGGGTTGAATCTCCCAAAACTTTGGTTGAGACTCTAGCAGGAAACCTGTCGTACAGATGTTTACCAACAGGGGGAGCTGGTTCCACAAAATCaaaccagaaaacaaagaaataggCACAACGGATCTCCATAAATAATAACCGAACAAAGAAAGCCGTTCACTCTGCCAAACATCAACCTGGTGTTTGCCATCTGGACGCGCCTCTGTCATTATTCTCCGTCCACCCTTCTCAATTGATGATCCTGTATGTCCGCCGTCTGACCGTCCTGCGATGCGTCCTGTAGATAAAAGTGAGTCGATTCGTCTTTGGCCCGGTCTGGGCCGCCTCTCAGAACTGCACGGCGCTGGGCGGGATGTCAAACATGGACGGGTCGAACTCCTGGCCTTTGAAAGGTGAGCCCTCTGCGTCCCAGCCCTTCTTCAGCATCTCATGCACTTTCTAGGAGCCAAAAGACAAGCAGACGTTACCCTGAACACCTGATGAGTTCAAAACCCCTTCAGGATTTGGTTTCAGACAGAGTCGAGGTCGAGATCCGCTTCATCTGTTCAACCTCAGTGCTGATGTGTTTAGCTGCTTTTCAATGAACTATAAAATTGCATGaatcgaaaaaaaaaaagaagaagtttgaTCAAAAGTATTTCCACTAAGATGAGGTTCAATCGAAATTGgtgcattttgcaaaactgcggcagaaacactttttaccgaatatttaagtaattaaaaatccTGGCAGCTTCagttaaatcagatttatttatgaCTCAGCCATGATGCTATTAATCGTCATCCATCAGCCAATTGGCGTCTTATTCAGGCTTTGGAGCGACAAACCCCATCTAGTTGAGAGCATGTAGGGTTTTGACCCCCCAATAAAACACCATCCCAGcgcaaattttatttataaaaaaaacacacgttttttttttaaattggcgCATTACCATTtaggacatttatttttgtaatttcaatttgcacaagGCGGTGGTTAACGGATACATGGCTATTACAACATGTGTTGATGCTCCTCACCATTTCGTGACTCTGTGGTTTCCCCTGCTGCTTCTGGTGATAGTCGAACGTCAGCCTGTCCAGGACGGCGTGCTCTTCCTCGTCGACCGTTGCCATGGAGCGCTCGCGGTTGATCTGGTTGATGTCGATCTCTTTTTCGCCTTTCAGCACCGCGTTCCACCAGACCTCGGACGTCTTGTTGAGAGAAAGCTGCGGCGCGGAACACCTGCTGGTTAGCCTGGGTACCAACGCGCAGCCGCGTCAGACTCTTGTGAGCGCCGCACTCACCAGCACGCACTTCCCAGGCTCCAAACTCCACAGAGAGTCTTCGGTGTTGATCTTGTGCATGAACTCTCCCTCCATCAGCGTTCTCTCCTCCACTCCGTCCTTCACGCTGACTCGCATGCCGCTGCTCTGCAGGCTAACACTGACCTGAGGGATGGTAGTGAGAAGTGGTTAGCGGTTAGCGCCATGACGACGGAAGAGTCCGGACATGTCAGGAGGTGGATTGAACACCCAGCTCACCTGTCTGCCCTTCACCACCGTCTTGGGGACGAACACGCGGACCTCCACGTCGGTGTAGTCCTGGGACCAGCTGTAGTTTTCCCTCACGGCTCCGTTGTAACTGTCCGGGTTGGACTGGAACTCATTCTGAGgtctgaaacaaaataatcacaaaaaacaggattttttaaaatgtacttatttaAAATGCAAGCATAGGCAGAagtcattttcaaatgattcacCCAAAATGACTTTGcttcactttatttcaaacGTTACCTTCGAACCAGGGCCGGcccaaacaaaaagcaaactaaGCGGCCTGTAGGGCCCCAGTGGaactgggtttttttattttggatttttttgtaagtaaTAATTTTGAATGCTGTTAACTAAACgttcagacctgacctggtgggtcggtctgtcagtcaaacctctgacTGTAGAACAGAAAaggacagaggctgatttttaaaactttactgaCGAAGATCAGATTAGGGGATAAGATGGGATTCACATGAAAGTATTGGCCGATCACGATcccccaaaatgaaggaaatcagcGCCAAGAAATTAACTGGTTGATAAATCAGTTACCAATAAATGTATCttattataaatgtataaaatgtaaacagcactgctagagatgcaataagtttatagcaggtgtgtgaatgatctaatgatCGGGCTGCTGATTGCAGtcagtccacattgttagcagaactagagggccccaaaaccacatttcacttagggccccatggaggcttgggccggccctgcttCGAACCTTTGAACACATTTTGTCCACCTTCCTCAAAAggcatttttatcttttatctcaTTCTGCTGTGcaactttacatattttgttgcattgtCTGTGGGTTTTTCAAACGGCTTGGAAGTTCTTTATGGCCCTAGGGCCATAGcatggaaaagtttggaaaccCCACAGCCGGAACATAGTGGGGCACTCAcctgtcttcttctgctgctgctgctgtacgGTTAGCCGCTGCCTGTCCTTCCTCACCTCCTGGTCCGCTGCAGGCAGCTTGCGATCTCCCAGAATCTTCAGAGGCTGCAGGACCGGAAACTTCGCCCACGTCAGAGGAAGCGCTCTCAGTGCGCGACGGCTCCGCGCCGCTCTTCTCCTCGGTGGCCTGGCAGAGCTCAGAGGACACCTCTACCTCCTGGGCAGCAAGGGGAGCACGCGAGCTCGCCTCCCTCTTTCGCTGCTCGGTCAGCGCTCGCTCTCTGTCGTGTTCGGCCAGCTTCTCAAACAACCCAAATGTCTGGAGAGGATGAAAAATCAGAGCACATGGCCTGATTAAAAGTAGAAATAGCGATGAAGCTTCTGCAAAACGCAGAGTCAGTGATACACTGTCAGGAGAAAGTGTTTGGAAATGAGAGATAGATATAGATGTATATGTTTAATCCCTTCACTTCACAATTGTCCACTACTTTTTATTAGtctattgcataaaatcctAATTGTCTGTGctacaaacagagaaaagtgaACAAGTTGTTCATGTTAAATccatatttggaagtgtggccaaTACGGACTGAATGGCTTCGTTCActccctctgctgccattgctgaaattacaggcagactacaattctaaaacagatTAGGAAATCTTAGTcgtcgttcacaacttctccttgtGTTCACTGATTGGTCAGGTAGAAATTCTACCGGAGAAATCCAGGTGAATGGGAGAAATTCCAACATGTCTGTGAAGCGAGATATGAAGTGAAATTGAGCGAAATTTCAGCAGAAGAAAGatgtaaaatcacaaagtgtaaaaatattaattcaagTTCAAGGACTGACTCGGCCTGTAagtacagtttaaataaatacacatttacaTGTAATTATTAGTCATTAATGTTGATGTAATGTTTCTTGCTTATTGACTTGtctaaaatgtgaattatttgcACACTTTCACAAtcaatgcaatttttttattacaggatGTACTTTGGGTACAAAGGCGTGAAATTCAGATTGAATGACCGTTTTCCAGGTAGCTGTTGCCATGACGCCTGTGTACCCCAACTAAAAATTCACCTTGAGCACCATCTTCTCCGCCACTCCTGGGGGGAAGCCCATCCTGTCGTTAGGACCAGACAGCAGCCGGTAAAAGTCCGTCTTTCGGTATAAAAAGCCAAAGTAGATCTGCAGAAAGTCCTGAATGTTCCCAACGTGCTGGAGGATCCCCAGCAAAGCGTTGTCGTACATCTCTGTCATCTCCAGCGGCGACGCCATCCCACCGTCTAATGATTCCGTCTGTCAACAAACCTGAGGACTATTCAGTCCGACAGCGAAACACCTTCAGGACACA
The sequence above is a segment of the Gambusia affinis linkage group LG17, SWU_Gaff_1.0, whole genome shotgun sequence genome. Coding sequences within it:
- the nudcd3 gene encoding nudC domain-containing protein 3, which encodes MASPLEMTEMYDNALLGILQHVGNIQDFLQIYFGFLYRKTDFYRLLSGPNDRMGFPPGVAEKMVLKTFGLFEKLAEHDRERALTEQRKREASSRAPLAAQEVEVSSELCQATEEKSGAEPSRTESASSDVGEVSGPAASEDSGRSQAACSGPGGEEGQAAANRTAAAAEEDRPQNEFQSNPDSYNGAVRENYSWSQDYTDVEVRVFVPKTVVKGRQVSVSLQSSGMRVSVKDGVEERTLMEGEFMHKINTEDSLWSLEPGKCVLLSLNKTSEVWWNAVLKGEKEIDINQINRERSMATVDEEEHAVLDRLTFDYHQKQQGKPQSHEMKVHEMLKKGWDAEGSPFKGQEFDPSMFDIPPSAVQF